The Desulfovibrio legallii genomic interval CTGCACTTGGTCTTCCGCATGGCCGATGACCAGGGCCTGCTGCTGCTGGATTTCAAAGATCTGCGCAGCATGGTGGCCTACGCCAGCGAAAACGCCGCTTCCTTCCGCAATACCTACGGCAATGTGAGCGCGGCCAGCATCGGGGCCATCCAGCGCGGCCTGCTGCGCCTGGAGGAAGAAGGCGGGGACAAATTCTTCGGCGAACCGGCCCTGCGCCTGGAAGACCTGCTGCTCCAGGATCTGCGGGGGCGCGGCCTGGTTCATATTCTGGACGCGCGGGAGCTCATGCAGCGGCCCCGCCTCTACGCCGCCGTGCTGCTCTGGCTGCTTTCAGAGCTGTTTGAGCAGCTGCCCGAAGTGGGCGACCCTGAAAGACCGCGCCTGGTACTGCTCTTTGACGAAGCCCATCTGCTGTTTGACGACGCGCCCGAAGCCCTGCTGGACAAAATGGCGCAGGTGGTACGGCTTATCCGCTCCAAGGGCGTGGGGGTCTATTTCAGCACCCAGAACCCTCTGGACGTGCCGGGCGCAGTGCTGGCCCAACTGGGCAACCGGGTGCAGCACGCCCTGCGCGCCTACACGCCGCAGGAACAGAAGGCCCTGCGCGCCGCAGCCCGGAGCTTTCGGGAAAATCCGGCCCTGGACCCCGAAGCGGTCATCCCGCAACTGGGCACGGGCGAAGCTCTGGTTTCCTTCCTAGACCCCAGGGGCAAGCCCGGCATGACGGAGCGGGCCCTCATTCTCCCGCCCGAAAGCCGGGTGGGGGCCGTTACGGACGCGGAACGGGAAGCAGTACTGCGGACCTCGCGTCTGGCAGGCCGCTATGATGCGCCCCTGGACCGGGAATCGGCCTACGAACGGCTGGAGGCCCACTTCCGACAAAAAGAGGCGGCCGTCCGGCAGGCGCAAGCGGCCAAAGCGGCGGAAAAGCAGGCTAGGGAAACAGAAAAACAGGAGCGCGAAGCGGAACGCCGGGCCCGGCGCGAAGCCAGAGAAAACCCGGATCTGGGCGATGTGGTCAGCGATTTGTCCCTGCGCATGGCCCGCACGGTCAGTACCACCATCGGCCGGGAAATCGGCAGAAA includes:
- a CDS encoding helicase HerA-like domain-containing protein → MLTSDKKICVAMAAGREICLTPGMGNRHGLVTGATGTGKTVTLQTLAENFSLLGTPVFMTDVKGDLGGLSQAGQPTGGIAARVADLGLRDKGYVNQAYPVCFWDVTGQRGHPLRATVSDMGPLLLSRLLDCSPVQADVLHLVFRMADDQGLLLLDFKDLRSMVAYASENAASFRNTYGNVSAASIGAIQRGLLRLEEEGGDKFFGEPALRLEDLLLQDLRGRGLVHILDARELMQRPRLYAAVLLWLLSELFEQLPEVGDPERPRLVLLFDEAHLLFDDAPEALLDKMAQVVRLIRSKGVGVYFSTQNPLDVPGAVLAQLGNRVQHALRAYTPQEQKALRAAARSFRENPALDPEAVIPQLGTGEALVSFLDPRGKPGMTERALILPPESRVGAVTDAEREAVLRTSRLAGRYDAPLDRESAYERLEAHFRQKEAAVRQAQAAKAAEKQARETEKQEREAERRARREARENPDLGDVVSDLSLRMARTVSTTIGREIGRKILRGLMGGILGSRR